The Carassius auratus strain Wakin chromosome 7, ASM336829v1, whole genome shotgun sequence genome contains the following window.
GTTTAGTTAAACGATCAAACACCAATACACAAATTGCTGTCTGTCTTCGCATCTGGCGGCGTCTTATGACGTCTTGCGCATGCACGCGAGGGGAGTCAGATCCTCATCCTGGCTGCAGCCACAACAGATCTGGCAACACTGTTAAACCAACGGACCTTCTCTGTCAAGGAGGGGGACGTTTCGTATCGGCTTAGTAATGGCGGACACATGTGGCCAAGTCCTCCTTGGGTCTGGATTAACAATCCTTTCCCACCCTCTTATGTACATCAAGGTTTTAGTTCAGGTAGGATTTACACAATACACGCAAAATGAGAGCAGTAGCAAGTTGACGCCTGCTCACGCGCTGCTGTCGAGTACTTCGATAGCATGTTGATAAACGTTAGCCAGCTCGTTATGAACAGTAACCTGCTTAATACCAGAGACATTGCAATGTGTCCTTTTGAGATATGAGCATCGTTGTGTGAAGTACATTTGTTTACAGGGATAAAGGTGTTTGTGCTCACCTTTATAGGGGTAGTTAGCTGTACGAGCAGGGTTGGTGACCGCTGTCTGTCTGGGGTGTGTGAGTTAATGGTCTAAAAGGTCAGGCTGTTTGcatgtcattttatgtttttgtgaatATACTTACAAGTTGTACTGTGTTCATGCATTATAAGCATTTTTACATCAGTGTCCGCTGTCTTTCGGGCAATTAATAAAGATTACTGCaggttattaaagtgttttttaatatatataaaatgaagtgAAAGTAAATTTAATCAGCCTTGTTATTTCTGAACGCTAAATGAGGTTTATACTAAGGATTTAACTGTGTTATAAtagaacatttattattttgtttgtttatttcttcatATATTGTATATAACAGGTATTAGTATAACTGTACTACAAGAGGGAACCAAGTGCCtacatgtgtttttgtttagagtcacaataaaatatattgtgtatCAGTCTGTCACGTTCACCTGTTTTTATTGGTGAACTAACATTTGTATCTTTGCAAATGTAGGTTGGACATGAACCTCTTCCTCCTACCCTAGGAAGAAATATGTTTGGTCGACAGGTGTACCAGCTTCCAGGGCTTTTTGCATATGGTAAGATCATCAAGGGAACGATTGCTTCTTTTTTGTGTCCGTAGCCATTAATTTAAGTCTTCATTTGATAAATTAATTTGATCTTAAGAATTCTGGGAAATGCATGCAGTTCAGACTTGCATTTGTTTCATTTAGCCAAACACATCATCAAGATTGATGGGAAATCAGGCCTGTTTAAGGGTCTCGCCCCAAGGCTTTGTGCTGGGACCATTGGCACCATTGTTCACAGTAGAATCTTACAGGTACAATATGCACTCCAGgttcctcatttttttttaaagtttgtttagtTCTTAAAGTCTAGAAGTGTGTAATCCTTAGTTGTTTGGTGTATGATGCCCAGTTTTTCTTCTATAATCATTTGCAGTCAGTAAATTGCAAGTCTCCATGTAATGTTTTCCAGCCTTTAGATAGGCCTTAGTAACCGTGATTTGTGCAGGGTGTTGCTCGCTGTATGTTGCAGTGTTCAGACTGTTGCAATGTGACTTTTGTGTTTATCTGGCTGGGCACAGTTAAGCAGAGGTTATTTATACTCTGTTTGAAATGGCTCTCACCTATTGTTATAACCCACAGAAATGCCAGGAGGAAAAAATTGAGGTAGGAACACGTATGTGTTTTCAAAGGTATTACTTTAGTGCTTGAATCAATTTAAACTTTTTGAGTGGCATTGTTGCTGTTAGTTACACATGTGAGATGATATAATGGCACGTATCTCATCTCTTCACCTTCTCAGATGGTGGGAAGCAGTCAGAAAGCAGAGGAAGGTTCTCTGCAACATGTAGTAAATGAGGTGAAACGCTTGAAGCTGAATTTTGAACTAGTTTTCATACCTTCTTGTTTGTCAGCCAAAACATGTTTATATAGTAATGAGTCTGATGTGACGCAATGacacaattatataatatttgcaaACAGACTTTCATTTGCACCAGTTATTGtttacttaaatgtaaaatgttttgtgcATGTTTTTGATGTTTCTTTCCCCCTTTTTTTATTGTCCTCTCAGACCACTAAAGAGATGATTGCACGCTCATGTGCTACAATTATCACACACCCTTTTCATGGTAAATACGGTTTAtacaaataatgtataaaatacagtaaataataaccGGTTTTGTGATTTGAATCTTACTTTTCTCTGTCTGTGAATGTCACctgttgcccccccccccaccatagTGATCACACTCAGATGCATGGTCCAGTTTATTGGTAGAGAAGCCAAATACAGGTCAGTTGTTTTCTTTTCAGTAGTTTTTCTTCTCCATTTTGcacaattaatactttttttttgttctttgcagTGGTGTCTTTGACTCCATAGTTACCATCTACAGAGAAGAGGGAGTCCTGGGTTTTTTTGCGTAAGTATTTCCAAATGAGGTAATCTCTCATGATGCATTTTTAATAGTTGTACTGTTTTTAATGAATGGCACCATGTTAAAAATGCATGTGGAAAAAAAACTCGAAGTCAACCTTACTCATATACTAGTCATTTTAAgtgcaaaatgtttttatatatatattcatgaatgCTGTCTGGCCATTATACAACTCTGTCTTTACGTTCAGCATTTATCTGTTTGTCAACCAACAGTGGTCTCATTCCTCGTCTACTGGGTGATGTTCTTTCCCTGTGGATCTGCAACATGCTTGCTCACTTCATAAACGCATATGCTATAGATGACTcggtacataaacacacacaaacttaacATCTTGACCCTAAATTTAttcaaaatttcattttatttgtgtgaGATACTTTTAATCTTTCAGTATTTACCTATCCATCGTTGCATACTGTTTTGCTAGAACAACATTTGTGTCAATCGTAGCCGTTGATTGTCTCTGTTTCAGACGAGTCATACAGGAGAGATCAAAAACTGCTCTCAAGCTGTGACTGGGGTAAgttattttttacagaaacattacATGATGTATAGTCTCTCCAGCACCCACCACCTGCCTGtaatttctgtttaaaataacaaatatgcttttagacatttttattcaaacatgGTTACCACGTTTCAGTTCTAATTATTAATGatctataataaaacaataaactatTGGCTGATGATTCTAGCTCTTATGCTTTCAGATGATATTACAAATGTATGCATATTCTTAAAAAGCTGGAGAGATTAGGACTTATCCGATAGTTTCTACATGtcttaattgtattaataaaaacagtcatattattgtaacataaaaataagagagatgtctaaattaaaaaaatatagaaggTAAGAAAAACAAGACAGCTCTTGGTTTGGAAAACGCTATTGTttgatttatatgtatgttttgtgtgtgtctgacaaGTACAATTAAAAATGTCTCCGCCAATGGCATCTCTATTAAGTGTGTCTTTAGAGTGTTGTTTTGTTTGACTAAGTTGGGCTATTGCTCTCATTCTAATGTATTTTCCTTTTGTACTTGTATCTTTTTCATCTTTGCTCAGTTTTTTGCAAGTATGCTGACGTATCCATTTGTATTGGTGTCCAACCTGATGGCAGTAAATAACTGTGGGTAAGGGATGTTGTGTGAATCTAGTGGAAGCATTTTTTGAATGGCATTAAATGAGATTTTACTGAATAGCGAGTCAGTAGGTAGAGAGGTGGTTTCTTCACTTCAAAAGAAGCTTGTAATCGTAAACCTGTTCACCCCTTTCAAATGATCAAGTTCTAggactatattttatttattcagcttcttCCCCTTTTCCAAAAATGATGTGTACTGGCTTGTAGGCTACCTATCTGTCCTTAAAGTATTTAAGACTAATGGAGGAATGGTTGTAAGTAATGTTTCTCCTGATCTGACCAAGGCTGGCTGGAGGTCTGCCACCTTATGCTGCTGTTTATCCCAACTGGCTCTACTGCTGGAGTCACTTGAGCCGAGAGGTGAGCAGTTTTTCTTGATATGAGTTACTGGGAATGGGGATTTTAATTTTGTTCATGTTTCTTGAATGTCTTAGTTCTTCCGCTGATGGGCTTTTAATGTTAATTAGAATTTGATTAGGATAATTAAATCAAAGGGCTAATAGAATAAAGCAGTACACTACTGTAATAATGAGCTTACCTACATGACTGCATGAAGCAACCTGATACTATTTTATTCTAGTCATCTggatgtttttattcttattttctgtTGCTCAGTATCAAGATGTTTCTCTTGTCATCCAAACAAGTTAATGTGTTAAACTGGATGAGTGACAGAACATCTTGagcaacagataaaaaaaagaacttg
Protein-coding sequences here:
- the mtch2 gene encoding mitochondrial carrier homolog 2 isoform X3, whose product is MVGSSQKAEEGSLQHVVNETTKEMIARSCATIITHPFHVITLRCMVQFIGREAKYSGVFDSIVTIYREEGVLGFFAGLIPRLLGDVLSLWICNMLAHFINAYAIDDSTSHTGEIKNCSQAVTGFFASMLTYPFVLVSNLMAVNNCGLAGGLPPYAAVYPNWLYCWSHLSREGNMGRGNSLFFRKLPAGKMYAIEQKRFF
- the mtch2 gene encoding mitochondrial carrier homolog 2 isoform X1, producing the protein MADTCGQVLLGSGLTILSHPLMYIKVLVQVGHEPLPPTLGRNMFGRQVYQLPGLFAYAKHIIKIDGKSGLFKGLAPRLCAGTIGTIVHSRILQKCQEEKIEMVGSSQKAEEGSLQHVVNETTKEMIARSCATIITHPFHVITLRCMVQFIGREAKYSGVFDSIVTIYREEGVLGFFAGLIPRLLGDVLSLWICNMLAHFINAYAIDDSTSHTGEIKNCSQAVTGFFASMLTYPFVLVSNLMAVNNCGLAGGLPPYAAVYPNWLYCWSHLSREGNMGRGNSLFFRKLPAGKMYAIEQKRFF
- the mtch2 gene encoding mitochondrial carrier homolog 2 isoform X2, whose translation is MFGRQVYQLPGLFAYAKHIIKIDGKSGLFKGLAPRLCAGTIGTIVHSRILQKCQEEKIEMVGSSQKAEEGSLQHVVNETTKEMIARSCATIITHPFHVITLRCMVQFIGREAKYSGVFDSIVTIYREEGVLGFFAGLIPRLLGDVLSLWICNMLAHFINAYAIDDSTSHTGEIKNCSQAVTGFFASMLTYPFVLVSNLMAVNNCGLAGGLPPYAAVYPNWLYCWSHLSREGNMGRGNSLFFRKLPAGKMYAIEQKRFF